From the genome of Caloenas nicobarica isolate bCalNic1 chromosome 14, bCalNic1.hap1, whole genome shotgun sequence:
CGTGGGGAAGGCTCAGCTCTGGCTATgggacagcagctccagctcctcccgTGGCTCCCAGCCCCTCCCATGGATGGATTCCTGCTGGCAGCGGGACAGACCCGCTCCCACCCTGAGCgcaggatggggatgaggaaggTTACCACTAATGAGAACTCTCTCATCCAATTTTTACTTCCATTTCTGGCCTGACTTGGGCTCGAGCTGACCAGCAGGCTGCTGGCTCTCCTGAGCACATCTtcagggctggcacagcccaggggcTCCTATGGCTCTGCCAGGTGCCTGCCACGagtcctgcttgagcagggatgGCTCCCGGGGCAGTGGCTCTGAGTGTCCGGGGACCTCTGAGTTCCCAGACCGATTGCGTGGCATCAGGACAAGTCCTTACGGGCCACCACCAAGCTGGTGAAGGATTTAGAAAGTaatttggtttgttcagcctggagaagaggagactgaggggagacctcatggcggctacagcttcctcacaaggggaggaggagggacagacGCTGATCTCTTCTCGTTGgcgaccagtgacagaacccgagggaatggcaggaagattcgccaggggaggtttaggttggacatgaggaaaaggttcttcacccagagggtgctggagcactggaacaggctccccagggaggtgtcacagccccaagcctgacagtgttcaagaagcaattagacaatgccctcagacacatggtgtgaattttgggtgTGAAtttgtcctatgcagggacaggtgttggacttgatgatccttgtgggtcccttccaactcaggacattctatgattccatgatcaCCAGCCTCTTTGAGCCCCTTAGCAAACTGCAGGACTTGAAGAGTGTGGGATGGGGACTGTACTTCAttctcctcctgcctttccccaagcccagcacagggctgtTTGCCCAGCCTGCCCTCCCCACACCGGGATGGAGCCTCCCACCCAGCCCACACATAGGCAGGGATGCTCTGCCTGACCGGGAGCCACGGCCCAGGGGCAGATCCCTGCCAGGGTATGGTGGAAATGCAATGCAGGCAGCCGGCCTAAGGCTCGCATCGTGCTTACCCAGCACCGTAGCATAGTATTGCTCCTTAAACCATGCAGCTCTTTTTGCATGAGGCATTTGCCTGGTTGTGGCATGGCCACCTCCTTCGCATGTCCCATGCTTTGTGGCAGGTGCCTTCAAACAACACTtcccccagcagccagccccagacTCACTCCAGCTAAACCAGAACAGAACCGAGACAAGATTTAAAAGACCTTCAGGTCCTCCTGTGCTCTGAGAAAGGCTCAACCTCAAAGAAGGTCAGAGAAGGTTCGCTCTTGCTGCAGCGAGGTGGGGTGTCCCGCAGAGCATGGTGACATCCTGCTCCTGCAGACACTGGGGCCTGTCGCTGGGCAATGCCTTGGCTCGCGAATGGCTGGTGGCCCCAAAAGGGTGGCTGTTtccccggcagcgccgccgggccgctcAGATGGGATGCTCATTACAGCCGGGAGTTAATCGTGTGGCGGCGACAGCTATTGTTTCTTCACTTCCTCTTGTTATTTCCCCTCTCCGCAGATGGGGAGATCACTTCCAAGCCAATGGTGCTATTCCTGGGACCATGGAGCGTCGGCAAATCCTCCATGATAAACTACCTCCTCGGGCTGGATGACACTCCCTACCAGCTCTACACAGGTACCATGCTCACCCCTCCTTCCCGGCTCTGCCCAGGGCGTGCTGGCACCCACATTTCTGCGTCCGTGCGCTCAGCAATTCCCAGCCACGTCTATTCCATCCTGCCATTACGATCTGGTCTGTGCCACCTGGCGGCGGTGCCATAGGAGGGAGAGGTTCCCCACCGTGGCCCAGGGcctgtcccccctccccggggaGACGGTGGGCATCTCACCCAACAGCATCCCCATCCCAGAGCATCCCCATCCCGCAGCACAGGGCTCACTGCTTCCAACCCTGACCACGAGAGCAGCAGTCACATCGCAAGGGCAACTCACTCTTGtcttctccccttccttcctcatGTGGAGCTAATTAATTCACCCTCCCCGGAGAGCAGTcattccccttccctcctccctgctcccaagGATGCCATCTCACAGCTGAGTGCAGCTGCCCATGGCCAGCTCTGCACCAGGGAGATGAGGGCTCCCGGGAGGTAGTTCTCCAGGACACCTTGTGCAGTCAGATCACTTCCAGAACAATCTGACCGACAGCCCTGCTAGCATTTTCTCAAGAGGTTTGGCAAGAGTTTCATGGCCCTGCTGCTTGCCTTCCCCCAGCATCTCTTGGCAAGTGAGCGATGCTCCTGAGCTCCCCGGCTAGTCCCAGGCCAGCCCTGTCATGTCCATTGCCCAGCATGGATTTCAAAGCTCTGCTGGTCCTCTTGTTGCTGGGCAGGGGCAGAACCCACCACCTCCGAATTCACTGTCATCATGCACGGCCCCAAGCTGAAGACCATCGAGGGCATCGTGATGGCTGCCGACAGTGCCCGCTCCTTCTCGCCCCTGGAGAAGTTCGGGCAGAACTTCTTGGAGAAGTTGATAGGGATTGAGGTGCCCCACAAACTGCTGGAGCGAGTCACCTTCGTGGATACACCGGGCATCATTGAAAACCGCAAGCAGCAAGAACGAGGTAGGAGTTTACTGGGTTCATCTAAGGGACTCTAGAGAAGAGCCATAGGCTAACAAAGGGGTCTTGCATTAGATCGAATGGCCGCCCATAGctatggcagcagcagctgagaccTGAGGAACATACCTAAGTATCACCAACTAGAGcagctgtttctgctgtttggAGGTGTGGCAGATAGGCATTTTGGCAAAGTGTTTCCTGGGGACTCCTTGGGCTGATGAATCTCTGCCTCAGCTTAGCATTTAATGCCTTGTTTGTCACCCCTGGAGCCAGCTTTGCCAATGGCTGGTGCTATAGCAGGACCTAGAGAAGCACCAGTCCGTCCTCACAGCACCTGGGATGCCAGGACAGATCAGAAGGGCTTCTTGACCCATTTGGTGCCCACTGGAGGAAAGCAATGGTGTGGCCAATatctgctcagagcagcagtgggaaTCTGGCCAGCAGCAAGGAGAAGGAAGGTTTGGAGGTGAGGCTGAGGGAGACACGTAGTTGCAGGCCCAGACACACAGGGATGGGTTTTCATGCCAAGAAACTCTCAAGTGTTTTCAGCACGAGAAACAGGTTCTGGGCTGCATGGGAAGTCAGCCGTGTCCCACACCCTGTCCAAACCAGACAGGGTGTGAGGCATGGCAGGATCAAGCTTTATCTGTCCCTTGACCTGAAAGGACTAATCCTATGCTGGCTATTTCTGCtggatttctctttcctctcctcaaGGTTACCCATTCAACGACGTGTGCCAGTGGTTCATTGACAGAGCTGATCTCATCTTCGTTGTTTTTGACCCTACAAAGCTAGATGTGGGCTTAGAGTTGGAGATGCTGTTTCGCCAGCTGAAGGGTCGTGAGTCTCAGATTCGAATAATCTTGAACAAAGCTGACAGTCTGGCTACCCAGGAGCTCATGAGGGTCTACGGTGCCTTATTCTGGAGCCTGGCTCCTCTCATCAACGTCACGGAGCCACCCAGGGTGTACGTTAGCTCCTTCTGGCCCCACGAGTACCATCCGGATACCCACAAAGACCTGTTTCTCAAAGAAGAGATATCACTCCTGGAAGATCTCAACCAGGTGATTGAGAACAGGATGGAAAATAAGATTGCCTTCATACGCCAACACGCCATCCGGGTGCGCATCCACGCCCTTTTGGTCGATCGCTATCTACAGACCTACAAGGACAAAATGACCTTCTTTAGCGATGGAGAACTGGTGTTCAGGGACATTGTGGAAGATCCTGACAAGTTCTTTATCTTTAAGTCCATTCTGGCAAAGACCAATGTCAGCAAATTTGATCTCCCCAACCGCGAGGCTTACAAGGACTTCTTTGGAATCAACCCCATCACCAGTTTTAAGCTGCTGTCTCAGCAGTGTTCCTACATGGGAGGGTGTTTCCTAGAGAAGATCGAGAAGGCCATCACTCGTGAGCTTCCCGATCTCTTGGGAAGCATCGGCTTGGGGAAGAAGCCCAACGTTCTCTCCTGTGACATCACTGGCTGTGGTGAAACCCCAAAGAATCGCTACAGGAAACCCTAAGGTGTTCTGTAATACAACCATCCACGTGTTCCTACTGGTGAATGAGCTTATGTCTTATCTGTCCAAGAAGCCGTGGTTTGTTAACCCTTTGAGTGCCACACTGGCAGAGGCTACTGTACGATGAGGACTTTGAGTCATTGACGTCGATGGCAGGGGAAGATGGGTGGGCataagaaagagaataaaaactgTGAATTCCTGTCATTTTATCTTTGTTCTTTCAAGTAGAAGGCAATGTTTAAGCTGTAAGTATGAGCAATGCACCGTGAGCTAGAACTGTAGCTGCTTTTTCACTGGTGCCAAAAGTGCGCAAACAGGAATTTCAGCCTCTGCATCCCCAAAGCTGTCAGGGAAGGAGAATGGGGGCACGGTGTGAGAGCACAGGGGAGACCGGTGACACTAACCAGGGCATCACCAGGAGCCCCAGTAAAAAGTGCTGGGCAAGGAAAGTGAGGCCAGGTCCCAGCTGTTTTCAGACACAAACATCCTATGAATCTCTGCAAATAttgatcttgtttttctttccaagactTTTAGGTCGCCTGGTGAGTTCGCCTTTCACTTAACAGCTGAGTTGAAATTCTGCAGCCTTCACCTGCGTGTTCGCCTTAAGAAGGGGCTTTTGCAGGATCATTTGTAGTTCCAGACAGGTAGCTGTGGTGGGATTTGCAACTCCATGTCAGAGGAAGAAGTGGGCTAGAAAGAAGCTGCCAGCAgtggctgagctgtgctggaggaggagggccCGCACCCCAAATCACACGTTCCCTCAAGGGGCTGTGAGCAGGTTTTGCTCTCCCTGGGCCAGCAGAGGGACAGGCACTTGGTGCTTGCGTGTGCCATTAACCTCAAAAACCTGTGCTGGTGAGTCAAACCTGTGAATCAGCAGGGATCCCAGGGTTAAGGGTTTGGCAGTTTGATGTTGTTCAAGTTGCTGTTTCTTCAGTCAGAGCCCCACGGTTTTGTGCTCTGTGGAAGAAGGCAGGTCACCAGCCATATCCTTTTTGCCCAtctgctgatctcttctcctcAGGACAATCCAGGCAGGCTTTTGTGGCTTGTTTGCCAAACTTTCCCCATTTTAGCCACTTATTGGCTCATGTCTGCATGCCAGCGCTTAGtcctgggaggagaaggggtaTTGCTTTGGAAGTACCCAAACAGGGCAAGGTTCTCCATGGACAGCCGACCTTTAAACCTGTCAGTGAAAGCCAGAGGTTTAGGAGTGGCCTCATCGCTTGGCCCTCACGGCCAGCACAGCTGGCTGCCAAGCCAAGCACGAATCAGCCAAGAGGCAGATGTTGGACTGGATGGAGACTGGCGCCTTGAAGCCCACTGGTGACCTGCTGAACGTCCTTTCTCCTTCGTCCTGCCAAATGACCGCAGCTAGCGCTGCTCTCCAGGGAACCTCTGGAGCAGAGGGACTTAGCTTTGACAGGAACAAGAAGACGTGGATGTGCCAGCTGAGacaagaaaaaggcaaaaggaacgaaagagggaaagagaaatctgGGAGTGAAGGCTCTGTTGTGATGGGAAAGCTGTGAAGGGCATCACCCATTGTCTCCACGTGCCCAACGGGACATAGGCTAGGGCAGAAGGTCCATGGGAGCTCCACGTCCCCCGGCACTGAGGCCAGGCACTGTGAAGAAGGGGTTGCCTCAAGTCCAGGTGAGTTTGGGGGGACACCAACCCAGGAACTTCCATGCTCCTTGCCCCTGCTTCAACATAGGACTCTGCCTTCGAACTAATGAAGACAAGACTCAGATTTACATCCAAACATGGGAGGGGGCATGGCTTGTGCAGAGGGATTTTGTCCGCAGCACAGCGAGGACCAGAGGTATGAGTGAAAGCGAGCAGAGTgtcagggaaagcagcagccagagcagcctggagaggagtGATATGCTTGTGAGTCAGTGCCATGAGGTCTCAAACCTgcctcagagctgctgccccGCTCCGCTGCtgttccttcttccttcttgtCCGTGATCCTGTTGTTCATTGGCATCCCGCTCTGCCTCATCCACTCCTCCTCGCCTCTCACTCCTCCGCTGGGTTGGTCTGCACAGTTTTCTTAAGAGATAATGGAATAGAAACACTGACAGAAATGTGCTAATATTGTCACTGTCCCTGTCATCATGGTCTGTGTCACTGTCATGGCAAGCAAAGGCCATCAAACATCTCTATTTGCAAGTGCTGTGTTGTGCCATCTCTTTCGTTGCTGCCCTGTCAAGCTTGTGGGCTCTGGGGAACGCAGGGAAAGGGCCCCCATCCCAGGAAGGAGCCGTAACTCTCCCTTATGGCCTTGAACCCAAAGGCACCATCGCTCTGCTCTCAGGCTGCTCCCATCATTTGCCCATCCCTTCCCTGTTTTCCACTTCTTTTACTTTACTCTCCAGCTCCTTgccttctgtccttcctttctcttcctttcagcaCCTGCATGCCCTGGACCCCATGTCCTGGATGGGCTCCTCTGTGATGGCCAtaaccttttttcctcccccaatATTGTATGTTAAGGTTCTGTTTCCAAAGCAATAGCAGCGGTTGTCTGAAGCCGAGGCTGTTTTCTGCTCCCTGTGACACACACGCTGCCTCGGGGAGATGCTGACACCGAGATGTTTTCTCTCCCATGGATCCAAGTGGCCGTTAGTCCCAAGAGGATTGTggtcccctgcccagctctctcCGAGCTTTCTTAAGAGAGCTCTGGGAATCTGGGGGTGGAAACAGGGAGCAGAGAGACCTTTTCACTTTGCCAAGAAACCCCAAGCCCCCACATCTGTGGTGCTGGGGAGTGAGTGTCTCATCCAAGAGCATTGCAAGAGCGGGGGAGCTGGGACACAGGCCCACATAGATGCCCATGATCATGTGCATTGGGATAAAACCGTCAGCTTGAACATCGTCTTGTCTAATAAAACCTGGTATTTTTCAAACACACTCCCTGGAGGcgcttgttttgtttctcttgctgGTGCAGTGCAAGCACTAGGGCTGGGGTGGCcggggggctgcagctgcagctgtctCCGTCCCCAGACCCCGGCCTCGTACCCATCCCTTGCATGGGACCTGATGGCCGCACCTGAGCCATTTGGTTGCTTTTTCCAACCTGGCTTCCTGTGGCATAGGCACAAACTTGCAAAGCAAACCCCAGCTCCTTTGTTTTGCACTTCAGGGCAGCACGATCCCCCCTGATGGGACAGATCCTTGCTCCCACCTGCACCAGGAGATGCCCTTTAAACCTCCTTTGTGTatgttccttctcctcctcttctcgCAGACCCCCAGCCATACTGAGCACTCAGAGAGAAAAGCCAACCCTCCCCTCAGCCATGGGGACTGCGGTCCCCTGGGGCCCAGCACAAACCTGGCTCTGATTCATCTGCGGGGGCTCCAGCACAAAGCCCCGAGGACaagcaggagctgtggggctggtggtgaGCGCCGGCAGCCGCAGGGCTGAGTCACGGCCGTGGGCCCACGCGCGCCGTGGCAGGTAGGAGCCTGTGACTCAGCCTCGCCAGCAGCGCCGCGCACGGCTCGCCCGCCTGGGTGGCAGGGTGGGCTGGCAGGGATGCTCTGCGTGGCGGATGCTTCTCCCCACTCCAGCATCATGTTTAtgtcctgcctgccctggccaCTGCCTCAGGGAGAGCCCCGCAGGGATGCCCTGGATGGGACCTGCGGATGTTGGATGTCACCTTTGTCCTCTGCCTGGTGGCAAAGGCACCTGCAGCCGTGGAGGACCATGAAGGAGAGCAGGGGGCTGGGAACCATGGCAGAGGGAAGGGGCTTGAGGACCACGGTACAGGGCAGGGGGTGAGGGACCACGGAGGAGGGCAGGGGTTTGAGGACCATGGAGGAAGGCAGGGGGCTGAGGACCATGGGCGAGGACAGTGGGTCGGGGGCCAGAGCAAACACCGGGGGCTCTCACCAGCCACCCAGCGAGAGGCAGATGGAGGCACCATCCCACCAGCGGCTGGGGCTCAGACAAACTGCTTATTGCAACGCTACTGCCTGgcctggctggctggctgtctTTCCAACTATCTGTCTCGCTCGCTAATCAAAATGAGTTGTTCCAAGAAagctggaagaggagaaggaatgtCTCACTCAGCCGTGGCTTCCTTTAGAAAGCCTGGAAAAACTGTGGCATCTCAATGTGTGTGAAGATCTGCCGAGAAGcacattttccttccaaagctGCTTTAGAGATGTGAATCATGAGCCGGTGACGCTCctggcagaaagaaaaccaattCCTCTGAGACTTAGTGCCGGCAGCAATTCTGCCATGTCTCTtgaatggaaaagacaaacatttaTCATAGAGACAtggctggggaagagctgctggtgctgccaaGAGCCCCGTGGTGTCCAGACCCTGCCTGTACCTGGGTTGCTCCTGCCAGGAGAAGCCTCAAGCAGCTTCCCCAAAGGTCTCTCAAAGCCTGGCGGTGACATTGCCAACATTTAAACACAAGCCAAAGGGTTTATGGTCCCCTTTGCTGCCCTCCACAACCTCAACCCCTCAGCTGCATCTCTGCGTTTCGGGGATGAAAATACTCTGTATCCCAGCAGGCTGTTTCTGATGATGCCGATCCAATTTCTGGGTTTTTACAGGCATCCTATTGCACGTTACAGGGAGAGACGAGGAGGGGATGCCCGAGCAGAttgctttctcttgctgtgTGCTCAAGGCCACAGCTTCTTGCAGTTATGAGCCAAACTCCACACCCCTCCAGCCGTAACCACCCCATGGCAGAGCACCTGCCTTCGGCCATAAGTGGAGAAGGTGGGGATTCATTGCTCCTTTCATTGGAAAAGAACCTAAAACCTTCGGAAAGttctgctgggagctggagggggGTTTGCTGTAGCCTCACAAAATGGGGGGATGGAGGGCTGGcagttcaaaagaaaagcacatttggatgctgaaaatgaaagaggTGAGAGGGAGGTGGGTGGTGGGCCAGGACTCTGGGGGCGCCTTGaagcagaggagggagcagagggactGCCGGGTGCTCACACCTTGCTTGTCCCCACCATGAGCCTGTGCAGCACAGGAGGCAGTCCAGAGCTAAGTTATAGTGAATTCCCACACAATTATTGTTCCAAAAAAAGTATCTCACTTGTGATtaacttttctccttcttccagCACCTGAAATAAAGGCGCTGGGACAGCAAGACGGCTGGGAGCGTGTTAGCCCAGCCTGCCGGGCGGCTCGCAGCCGGCAATCACACCACAGCCCAGTACTCCTGCACACGCTGTTTCATTTGGCTGCTCCTTTCCTAACACATTCATTAGCGGTCATTTAATTAGAGGATGCAAAAATGAGCTGTTCCGAAATACTAAATATATGCATGCAAAATATGAGCAATTAGTGCTACTAATGAGAGAGTTGCATGACGgcaacaacaggaaaaatacagtgACGTCCCAGCAAACCTGAGATCCAACCTGGCTCAGCTGCCTGCAGTGACCTGGAATTATCCCAGTGCCTTTTGGGGCACAGGCAGAGAAAATTAAACACAGGTGGGCGAGCTGATGGTGAGTGGCTGTTCCTATCCAGGGGTGTCCCAAACCACCCGGAATTCACAGCAAAGGCTGtcagaagggatgggaaggggttGCTGGCACTGCTACAACTTGAACTCTGGATCTAAATTCAGCAGGATGGGGAAGCCCATTGCTGTCCATCGACTTTCTGATGCCATTTTCCTGGAGATGGGAATTAATGGGGCTGAGCATGTGAACCtagccctcctggggatggGGAACACTGTCGGCTGCTTCCCAGTAGCTGTGATTAattgttattaatattaaattcaGCACTTTTATGAGGGACGGAGAAGTGTTTAGGCAGAAGCCTAGCTCCTGTCCTACCTGTCattaaaaaacactgcaaataaGCTGCAATGCAAGGAATTGAGAGTAAATGCACCCTCTGTAAGTGGCTTCAGCCTTCCATGGGCATCTGTGTCCCACCATTTCCTCTTTGGCTGGCTGAGctacttctgttttccttcttctcatgacaaatacattgctttttctccttaatcctgcccacagctcccgATGGTCGTGGCTCAAGCAGGAAGGACC
Proteins encoded in this window:
- the SRL gene encoding sarcalumenin isoform X3, which translates into the protein MKGLNLLCCCVASLLLLSTAEEVEDTSEPTKRDRSHLENTLKLNEDKPADDFSGVLQRLRKIYHSSIKPLEQSYRYNELRQHEITAYPGRTLGSSATDGEITSKPMVLFLGPWSVGKSSMINYLLGLDDTPYQLYTGAEPTTSEFTVIMHGPKLKTIEGIVMAADSARSFSPLEKFGQNFLEKLIGIEVPHKLLERVTFVDTPGIIENRKQQERGYPFNDVCQWFIDRADLIFVVFDPTKLDVGLELEMLFRQLKGRESQIRIILNKADSLATQELMRVYGALFWSLAPLINVTEPPRVYVSSFWPHEYHPDTHKDLFLKEEISLLEDLNQVIENRMENKIAFIRQHAIRVRIHALLVDRYLQTYKDKMTFFSDGELVFRDIVEDPDKFFIFKSILAKTNVSKFDLPNREAYKDFFGINPITSFKLLSQQCSYMGGCFLEKIEKAITRELPDLLGSIGLGKKPNVLSCDITGCGETPKNRYRKP